In Bremerella cremea, one DNA window encodes the following:
- a CDS encoding sulfatase family protein yields MKTLLHALTCCLMLSMLASDGFAETKKPNIIVIMADDLGYGDVGCYGSKAIPTPHIDALASDGLRFTSGYCSTSTCTPTRFAFLTGMYAFRQQGTGIAPPNATSIIKPTTETFPKVLQNAGYKTAVVGKWHLGLGEGEGPDWNGELKPGPLELGFDYCFLLPTTNDRVPSVYVENHRVRDLDPSDPLWVGNKNPDGQPTGVTARDTLKLDWSHGHNNTIHNGIGRIGFFTGGHAARWRDEDLADEWVKKSKGWIQANKDEPFFLFFASHDTHVPRMPHERFQGKTSVGLRGDAIVQLDWCVGELVNQLDELDLSDNTLIVFCSDNGPVLDDGYQDGAVEKLGDHLPAGPYRGGKYTPFEGGTRTPFIVKWPAVVQPGETSDKMITTTDLGATFAAIVGQEVPFGALPDSEVLTETLLGKADAKGRDYVVEESPRGIGLRVGKWKLVRLKNNQISLFNLASDPGETTDVAKEHPAKLKELQTLLAKIEAKK; encoded by the coding sequence ATGAAGACGCTGCTCCACGCTCTGACGTGCTGCTTAATGCTTAGCATGCTCGCCTCTGACGGTTTTGCCGAAACCAAGAAACCGAACATCATCGTGATCATGGCCGATGACCTTGGCTACGGCGATGTCGGCTGCTATGGCTCGAAGGCCATTCCGACTCCGCATATCGATGCCTTGGCCAGCGATGGGCTGCGGTTCACCAGTGGGTACTGTTCTACCTCGACGTGCACGCCGACCCGTTTTGCTTTTCTGACCGGCATGTACGCGTTTCGTCAGCAAGGAACCGGCATTGCTCCGCCCAATGCCACTTCGATCATCAAACCGACAACCGAGACCTTTCCGAAAGTGCTACAAAACGCTGGCTACAAAACAGCCGTTGTGGGCAAGTGGCACTTGGGTTTGGGCGAAGGGGAAGGCCCAGACTGGAATGGCGAACTAAAACCAGGCCCCCTAGAACTTGGGTTCGACTACTGCTTCCTGTTGCCCACCACGAACGACCGAGTACCGAGCGTTTACGTGGAAAACCACCGTGTCCGCGATCTCGATCCCAGCGATCCGCTGTGGGTTGGCAATAAAAACCCAGATGGCCAACCGACCGGCGTTACGGCTCGCGACACCTTGAAACTCGATTGGAGCCACGGCCACAACAATACGATTCATAACGGTATTGGCCGCATTGGCTTCTTCACCGGCGGGCACGCAGCGCGTTGGCGAGACGAAGACCTGGCCGACGAATGGGTGAAGAAATCGAAAGGATGGATCCAAGCCAACAAAGACGAACCCTTCTTTCTATTCTTCGCTTCGCACGATACGCACGTTCCTCGCATGCCGCACGAACGCTTCCAAGGCAAAACCTCGGTTGGCCTGCGTGGCGACGCGATCGTTCAGCTTGATTGGTGCGTGGGCGAGCTAGTAAACCAACTGGACGAACTGGATCTGAGCGACAATACACTGATCGTCTTCTGCAGCGACAACGGCCCGGTACTAGACGACGGCTACCAAGACGGCGCCGTTGAAAAACTGGGGGACCACCTCCCGGCGGGACCATATCGCGGTGGCAAGTACACACCGTTTGAAGGAGGTACACGCACCCCCTTCATCGTGAAGTGGCCTGCCGTTGTTCAACCGGGCGAGACCTCGGACAAGATGATCACCACGACCGATCTCGGGGCAACATTCGCCGCGATCGTAGGACAAGAAGTACCGTTCGGGGCGTTGCCAGACAGCGAAGTCCTTACCGAAACTCTACTAGGTAAAGCCGATGCCAAAGGGCGCGACTACGTGGTCGAAGAATCTCCACGTGGTATTGGTTTGCGTGTGGGCAAATGGAAACTGGTTCGCCTAAAGAACAACCAGATTTCACTTTTCAATCTAGCCAGCGATCCTGGCGAAACAACCGACGTTGCCAAGGAACATCCTGCCAAGCTGAAAGAACTGCAAACGTTGCTGGCGAAAATCGAAGCGAAGAAGTAA